One Salvia splendens isolate huo1 chromosome 12, SspV2, whole genome shotgun sequence genomic window carries:
- the LOC121758644 gene encoding zinc-finger homeodomain protein 4-like: protein MEVPSEEGEEMPLPLNSTYGGQMIHHHHHLPSHNHIMIPSSAAGGGPHLSSDDLPFKKPIRYRECLKNHAASMGGNATDGCGEFMASGDDGSLEALTCSACGCHRNFHRKESEGDSCDSCYPRIGRKLFVADHHKGYIGYHHHHHAAAAARPNQMIMSYNMASESDEQEGMIMGRAPQMVKKRFRTKFSQEQKEKMLNFAEKVGWKMQKQEEGVVQQFCQEVGVKRRVLKVWMHNNKHTLAKKALQQSDNQDHQSLGTN from the exons ccatcaccatcaccacctTCCTTCCCACAACCACATTATGATCCCTTCCTCCGCAGCCGGAGGCGGTCCCCACCTCTCCTCCGACGACCTCCCCTTCAAGAAGCCCATCAG ATATCGCGAGTGTCTGAAGAACCACGCGGCCTCCATGGGCGGCAACGCAACGGACGGATGCGGCGAGTTTATGGCGAGCGGCGACGACGGCTCACTGGAGGCCCTCACCTGCTCCGCCTGCGGCTGCCACCGCAACTTCCACCGCAAGGAATCCGAAGGCGACTCCTGCGACTCGTGCTACCCGAGAATCGGGCGAAAACTCTTCGTGGCGGACCACCACAAGGGCTACATCGGTtaccatcaccaccaccacgCCGCCGCCGCAGCCAGGCCGAACCAGATGATAATGTCGTACAACATGGCGTCGGAGTCGGACGAGCAGGAGGGGATGATTATGGGAAGAGCGCCGCAGATGGTGAAGAAGAGGTTCAGGACGAAATTCAGCCAGGAGCAGAAGGAGAAGATGCTGAATTTCGCAGAGAAAGTTGGGTGGAAGATGCAGAAGCAAGAGGAAGGAGTGGTGCAGCAGTTTTGCCAAGAGGTTGGTGTGAAGAGGAGGGTTTTGAAGGTGTGGATGCATAACAACAAGCACACTCTTGCAAAGAAGGCTCTACAACAATCCGACAATCAAGATCATCAAAGTTTAGGGACTAATTAA